A portion of the Magnolia sinica isolate HGM2019 chromosome 17, MsV1, whole genome shotgun sequence genome contains these proteins:
- the LOC131230954 gene encoding uncharacterized protein LOC131230954, with amino-acid sequence MAPSSPSSSSSSSSSSSSRSSRRNRRRRRRDGDSLKIRKKNRTRSRKKRKHHASDGSASSSTESFSTSESSSDSEYEVSNHPRKRKQHERSKKIKEKDRGKAHRHKHQKHKLKEKEQTERSSSPVQLSKFLGRDKEDGVRRSAVSGKKIQLKLEKSKEDKLAENNRNELLKFLNASYD; translated from the exons atggcgcCCTCATCTCCGTCTTCTTCGTCGTCTTCGTCCTCCTCATCTTCTTCCCGGTCTTCTCGTCGAAATCGTCGTCGTCGCCGCAGAGACGGAGACTCTCTCAAGATCCGTAAGAAGAACCGTACACGATCGAGGAAGAAGCGAAAGCACCATGCCTCTGACGGTAGCGCCTCTTCCTCTACCGAAAGCTTCAG CACTAGTGAGAGCTCTTCTGACAGTGAATATGAGGTGTCTAATCATCCAAGGAAGCGCAAACAGCATGAAAGGTCAAAGAAG ATCAAGGAAAAAGATAGAGGCAAGGCTCACCGCCACAAACATCAGAAACACAAACTTAAAGAG AAGGAGCAGACTGAGAGGAGTAGCAGCCCTGTTCAGCTTTCCAAG TTCTTGGGGCGCGACAAAGAAGACGGTGTTCGCCGCAGTGCTGTATCTGGTAAAAAG atTCAATTGAAGCTTGAGAAATCAAAGGAGGATAAGTTGGCAGAAAACAACCGGAACGAATTGCTGAAGTTCTTGAATGCTAGTTATGATTGA
- the LOC131231643 gene encoding pectinesterase inhibitor-like: protein MAHLHFFLLLSLTFSFVGPTFGDTELIQNTCKQTLYNDLCVSSLTSDPASSTADLPSLAIIALKLAYASALNMEKVIEDQSKVTTDPFMQQCLSDCTENFLDAIDQVEDSISALDSKGYSDVNTWVTAAMADSESCEEEFKDQPGYQSPFTAQNEEFQKLCSNALAITNLLSG, encoded by the coding sequence ATGGCCCACTTGCACTTCTTCCTTCTACTATCTCTCACATTCtccttcgtgggacccacattcGGTGACACTGAACTGATACAAAACACTTGCAAGCAGACATTATACAACGATCTCTGCGTCTCATCTCTCACCTCAGATCCTGCCAGCAGTACAGCAGACCTTCCCAGTCTGGCCATCATCGCACTCAAGCTAGCTTATGCTAGCGCGTTGAACATGGAGAAAGTTATTGAAGATCAGAGCAAGGTCACCACCGACCCGTTCATGCAGCAATGTCTGAGCGATTGCACTGAGAACTTTCTTGATGCGATTGACCAGGTCGAGGATTCAATCTCAGCCCTTGATTCGAAGGGTTACAGTGATGTGAACACGTGGGTGACAGCTGCAATGGCAGACTCGGAGTCTTGTGAGGAAGAATTCAAAGACCAGCCCGGCTATCAATCACCATTCACAGCTCAGAATGAAGAATTCCAGAAGCTATGCAGCAATGCTCTGGCCATTACAAATCTCTTGTCTGGATGA